One window of the Glycocaulis alkaliphilus genome contains the following:
- a CDS encoding TIGR01244 family sulfur transferase, which yields MPHKTLTPKVSVAGQLSADAIRDLAGQGFSDVICNRPDGEEPGQPPLSELQAAAREAGIAFHHIPVSGGQFPESAISAFADALEGADGKVMAYCRSGTRSTCLWALSQARKSEPASLIEAGARAGYDLAPLAPALAARHGNNA from the coding sequence ATGCCCCATAAAACCCTCACGCCCAAGGTTTCGGTCGCAGGCCAGCTCAGCGCCGACGCGATCCGCGATCTCGCCGGGCAGGGCTTTAGCGATGTGATCTGCAACCGCCCCGATGGTGAGGAGCCGGGCCAGCCGCCTCTTTCAGAATTGCAGGCAGCCGCGAGGGAAGCGGGCATAGCCTTCCACCACATCCCTGTTTCAGGCGGACAGTTCCCTGAAAGTGCCATCTCCGCCTTTGCTGACGCGCTTGAGGGCGCAGATGGCAAGGTGATGGCCTATTGCCGGTCCGGCACGCGCTCGACCTGTCTGTGGGCACTCTCGCAGGCGCGCAAGAGTGAACCGGCAAGCCTTATCGAGGCTGGCGCGCGCGCTGGCTATGATCTTGCCCCGCTGGCCCCGGCGCTTGCCGCGCGCCATGGCAACAACGCGTAA
- a CDS encoding DUF1295 domain-containing protein has protein sequence MPLALILLINFVVIAAVFAGLWLWSRKIKDPSFVDAFWAFGMVILALTTFIMAGDGWLERKLVLAGLTIAWGMRLGLHLFHRWGREGPDRRYQALIGRLQDKRGWDYDKATGLAVFGPQAILLFVVCLPVQLGQISAEPVGFGIIALLGFALAVFGIAYEAIADWQLSVFKENPANKGKVMDQGLWAWSRHPNYFGEMCAWWGIWLIAAESALGFWSFIGPAFLTFTLLRWSGVPLLEKGMKTSRPGYADYAARTSAVFPWPPKARASDEPVIDDEDDTTEYDSAV, from the coding sequence ATGCCGCTTGCCCTGATCCTGCTGATCAATTTTGTGGTGATTGCCGCCGTGTTTGCGGGGCTGTGGCTGTGGAGCCGCAAGATCAAGGACCCGAGCTTTGTCGATGCTTTCTGGGCATTCGGCATGGTCATACTGGCGCTGACGACCTTCATCATGGCCGGTGATGGCTGGCTGGAGCGCAAGCTGGTGCTGGCAGGCCTGACCATTGCCTGGGGCATGCGCCTCGGCCTCCACCTCTTCCACCGCTGGGGCCGTGAAGGGCCGGACCGGCGCTACCAGGCCCTCATTGGCCGGCTGCAGGACAAGCGTGGCTGGGATTATGACAAGGCGACGGGCCTCGCCGTGTTCGGGCCGCAGGCCATATTGCTGTTCGTTGTCTGCCTGCCTGTGCAGCTCGGCCAGATCAGCGCCGAGCCGGTAGGGTTTGGCATTATCGCCCTTCTGGGCTTTGCGCTGGCGGTCTTTGGCATCGCCTATGAGGCCATTGCCGACTGGCAGCTTTCGGTCTTCAAGGAAAACCCCGCCAACAAGGGCAAGGTTATGGATCAGGGCCTGTGGGCCTGGTCGCGCCACCCCAATTATTTTGGCGAGATGTGCGCCTGGTGGGGTATCTGGCTGATTGCGGCGGAATCGGCGCTCGGCTTCTGGTCATTCATCGGCCCGGCCTTCCTGACCTTCACCCTCTTGCGCTGGTCAGGCGTGCCGCTGCTGGAGAAGGGCATGAAGACCTCGCGTCCGGGCTATGCGGACTATGCAGCCCGCACCAGCGCCGTCTTCCCCTGGCCGCCAAAGGCGCGCGCCAGCGACGAGCCGGTGATCGATGATGAGGATGATACCACGGAATACGACAGCGCGGTCTGA
- a CDS encoding ArsR/SmtB family transcription factor, with translation MQAGLDLEMVRNRADEVAGLLKLLSHPNRLLVTCELADGELSVSEIEARTGVAQPNLSRDLARLRAEGIVSTRRQSKQIFYSLKDPRILAVMRALCDAFAPVADAPQTPKKELAQ, from the coding sequence ATGCAGGCAGGTCTTGATCTGGAGATGGTACGCAACCGCGCCGATGAAGTGGCAGGGCTGTTAAAGCTGCTCTCCCACCCCAACCGGCTGCTGGTGACGTGCGAGCTGGCCGATGGCGAGCTCTCCGTATCCGAGATCGAGGCGCGTACCGGCGTTGCCCAGCCCAATCTATCGCGTGATCTGGCACGGCTGCGCGCCGAAGGCATCGTCTCCACGCGCCGTCAGTCCAAACAGATATTCTATTCCCTCAAAGACCCCCGCATCCTCGCCGTGATGCGCGCCCTGTGTGACGCGTTCGCCCCGGTTGCCGATGCGCCCCAAACCCCGAAGAAGGAGCTTGCTCAATGA
- a CDS encoding TetR/AcrR family transcriptional regulator: protein MPKTAAKEARASARDVILDAAERVVEREGAGRLTIDAVVRESGFSKGGVLYNFPSKLDLIKGMVARIVDAVHCDVELARKDAREQGQSELSALIRTACEKEPHSQKFMMGLMAAAAEHPELLDPVRGLLTQMRVDLLASAADPDLARVVFLAVDGLHFADMLGLDFLTPEERARVEARLVDLISEPKS, encoded by the coding sequence ATGCCGAAAACTGCCGCCAAGGAAGCCCGTGCCTCTGCCCGCGACGTCATTCTTGACGCCGCCGAGCGCGTTGTAGAACGCGAAGGCGCTGGCCGGCTGACCATTGATGCGGTCGTGCGCGAGAGCGGGTTTTCCAAAGGCGGCGTACTGTACAATTTCCCGTCCAAGCTGGACCTCATCAAGGGCATGGTGGCGCGTATCGTCGACGCCGTGCATTGCGATGTGGAACTCGCCCGCAAGGATGCGCGCGAGCAGGGACAGTCAGAGCTTTCGGCACTGATCCGCACGGCCTGCGAGAAAGAGCCCCACAGCCAGAAATTCATGATGGGTCTGATGGCGGCTGCCGCTGAACATCCTGAGTTGCTGGACCCAGTGCGGGGGCTGCTGACGCAGATGCGCGTTGATCTGCTGGCAAGCGCCGCCGACCCCGATCTGGCCCGCGTCGTCTTCCTTGCTGTCGACGGGCTGCATTTTGCCGACATGCTCGGTCTGGACTTTCTAACCCCTGAAGAACGGGCCCGCGTAGAGGCCCGGCTGGTCGATCTCATTTCGGAGCCCAAGTCATGA
- a CDS encoding DUF6691 family protein, whose amino-acid sequence MKAVLSALGAGLVFGLGLIVSGMVNPAKVLNFLDIAGQWDPSLAFVMAGAAGTVFIGYRFVLKRPAPLFAERFNVPTATKLDARLIGGAAMFGVGWGLVGFCPGPALTALGTGALPALLFTAAMLAGMAGWRWLVRD is encoded by the coding sequence ATGAAAGCTGTTCTTTCTGCCCTGGGTGCCGGTCTTGTTTTCGGGCTGGGCCTTATCGTGTCAGGCATGGTCAATCCGGCCAAGGTGCTGAACTTTCTGGATATAGCGGGCCAGTGGGATCCGAGCCTCGCTTTCGTGATGGCGGGCGCCGCCGGCACCGTCTTTATCGGCTACCGCTTCGTCCTCAAACGGCCGGCCCCGCTCTTTGCCGAGCGCTTCAACGTCCCGACGGCGACGAAGCTGGATGCGCGCCTTATCGGCGGCGCAGCCATGTTCGGCGTGGGCTGGGGGTTGGTGGGCTTCTGCCCCGGACCGGCTTTGACCGCTCTCGGCACGGGCGCGCTGCCAGCACTGCTGTTTACTGCGGCCATGCTGGCGGGAATGGCAGGCTGGCGCTGGCTGGTGCGCGATTAA
- a CDS encoding efflux RND transporter periplasmic adaptor subunit — protein sequence MMTRYLLPAAALLSAALLAACSDVAATPEETLRTARIETVAAPTGLARREFVGRVEARYSVDLAFQVSGRLAEFAIPEGQMVQEGTLIARLEDQDYERALREARVQLQQARTNLDRQQTLHERGIASDAALEDARTAFELRSVALDTMRQNLSYATIEAPFTGLMSRRLVDNFTTLNVGQPVARLQDLSELRVAIAVPESLIATLERPDSYTISARFPFMADREFPLEFRELIAEPDTASQTYKVMFALPADLPGNILPGMTVNVRVQLDQESLPGGDAVRIPVTALAALPDGGFQVWVFDPHTSSVSARPVRTRGVEGGSVLVLDGVQAGEQIVTAGVSALSEGMRVRPMAPSGAVAQNGAAR from the coding sequence ATGATGACGCGCTATCTCCTCCCCGCTGCCGCCCTCCTTTCCGCTGCCCTGCTGGCGGCGTGCTCTGATGTGGCAGCCACCCCTGAAGAAACGCTGCGCACCGCGCGTATCGAAACGGTTGCGGCGCCCACCGGCCTTGCCCGGCGGGAATTCGTCGGCCGCGTAGAGGCCCGCTATAGTGTGGATCTTGCCTTTCAGGTTTCCGGCCGGCTGGCCGAATTTGCCATTCCCGAAGGCCAGATGGTGCAAGAAGGCACGCTGATCGCCCGGCTGGAAGACCAGGATTACGAGCGAGCCTTGCGCGAGGCGCGCGTCCAGCTGCAGCAGGCACGCACGAATCTTGACCGCCAGCAGACACTGCATGAGCGCGGCATCGCCTCCGACGCGGCGCTGGAAGATGCCCGCACCGCGTTCGAGCTGCGCTCGGTGGCGCTTGATACGATGCGTCAGAACCTTTCCTACGCGACTATTGAAGCCCCGTTTACCGGGCTGATGAGCCGCAGGCTGGTTGATAATTTCACCACGCTGAACGTCGGCCAGCCGGTCGCCCGCCTGCAGGACCTGTCTGAGCTGCGGGTCGCGATTGCCGTGCCCGAAAGCCTGATCGCGACACTCGAACGGCCGGACAGCTACACGATCTCGGCCCGTTTCCCGTTCATGGCCGACCGCGAGTTTCCTCTGGAGTTCCGCGAGCTGATCGCGGAGCCAGACACCGCTTCGCAAACCTACAAGGTGATGTTCGCGCTGCCGGCAGACCTGCCCGGCAACATATTGCCCGGCATGACGGTGAATGTGCGTGTTCAGCTCGATCAGGAATCCCTGCCCGGCGGTGATGCGGTGCGCATTCCGGTGACCGCGCTGGCGGCTCTGCCAGATGGCGGTTTCCAGGTCTGGGTGTTCGATCCGCACACCAGCTCGGTCAGTGCCCGGCCGGTACGCACGCGCGGCGTCGAAGGCGGCTCGGTGCTGGTGCTGGACGGGGTACAGGCAGGCGAGCAAATCGTCACCGCGGGCGTCAGCGCGCTAAGCGAAGGCATGCGTGTACGCCCCATGGCGCCCTCAGGGGCCGTCGCCCAAAATGGCGCTGCGCGCTAG
- a CDS encoding SulP family inorganic anion transporter, with product MKLSRYLPILDWGREYRRETLVSDLMAAVIVTIMLIPQSLAYAMLAGMPPETGLYASMAPLVLYAIFGTGRTLAVGPVAVISLMTAVAVGRVADEGSMGYITAALTLAVLSGVILVAMGLFRLGFIANFLSHPVISGFITAAGLLIAAGQMRHILGTGAGGHTGVEIAASLVTTIGEANLWTLAVAIPALAFLAWARKGAPDLLWRLGLPKFVANLIGRAAPLLAVAASIAAVKIFDLSARGVATVGDIPAGLPPFTIPSFDPALISALIGPALLLSAVGFVESVSVAQTLAAKRRQRIDPDQELIGLGAANIGAGFSGGFPVTGGFARSVVNFDAGAATPAAGAFTAIGIGLASLFLTPWLADLPVAVLAATIIVAVLSLADFPIIRRTWRYSKSDGAAMTGTILATLLVGVEAGILTGVVLSIGLHLYKTSRPHTAIVGLVPGTEHFRNVDRHEVITSPSLITLRVDESLYFPNARYLEDRVLELVAAQPEAKHFVLMCPAVNAIDASALESLEVINQRLKEGGLSFHLSEVKGPVMDRLKRSGFLNHLTGKVYLSQYEAFMELGVRAYCFVVPAQAGITWAGVSPFTGGVIFSLVEIDPSQSAYQNLLAKAFAVGNRHARYNYSLQIRG from the coding sequence GTGAAGCTCTCGCGCTATCTGCCCATACTGGACTGGGGCCGGGAATACCGGCGCGAAACGCTTGTCAGCGACCTGATGGCGGCGGTGATCGTCACCATCATGCTGATCCCGCAATCGCTCGCCTATGCCATGCTGGCAGGGATGCCGCCCGAGACCGGGCTTTATGCCTCCATGGCCCCGCTTGTGCTCTACGCGATCTTCGGGACGGGCCGGACGCTCGCCGTCGGGCCCGTGGCGGTGATCTCGCTGATGACGGCGGTGGCCGTGGGCCGCGTCGCCGACGAAGGCAGTATGGGCTATATCACCGCCGCGCTTACCCTCGCCGTGCTCTCAGGCGTGATCTTGGTGGCGATGGGTCTGTTCCGGCTGGGCTTTATCGCCAATTTTCTCTCCCACCCGGTCATTTCCGGCTTCATAACCGCAGCGGGCCTGCTCATCGCGGCCGGGCAGATGCGCCATATTCTCGGCACCGGGGCGGGCGGACATACCGGCGTGGAGATTGCCGCCAGCCTCGTCACGACCATTGGCGAGGCCAATCTGTGGACGCTCGCCGTAGCGATACCCGCCCTTGCCTTCCTGGCCTGGGCAAGAAAGGGCGCGCCGGACCTGCTGTGGCGGCTGGGCCTGCCCAAGTTTGTTGCCAACCTGATCGGGCGCGCCGCGCCCCTGCTGGCGGTCGCGGCCTCCATTGCAGCGGTGAAGATATTCGATCTGTCCGCGCGGGGCGTAGCCACGGTGGGTGATATTCCGGCCGGCCTGCCGCCCTTTACCATCCCATCATTTGACCCGGCCCTGATCTCCGCCCTCATCGGCCCGGCGCTACTATTGTCTGCGGTGGGTTTTGTGGAGTCGGTGTCGGTGGCGCAGACGCTCGCCGCCAAGCGCCGCCAGCGCATTGATCCTGATCAGGAGCTCATCGGCCTCGGCGCCGCCAATATCGGTGCGGGTTTCTCCGGCGGTTTTCCGGTGACCGGCGGGTTTGCCCGCTCGGTGGTCAATTTCGATGCCGGGGCCGCCACGCCCGCGGCAGGCGCGTTCACCGCTATCGGGATTGGCCTTGCCAGCCTGTTCCTGACGCCCTGGCTCGCCGACCTGCCTGTCGCCGTGCTGGCCGCAACCATTATCGTGGCCGTGCTGTCGCTGGCTGACTTCCCGATCATCCGGCGCACCTGGCGCTATTCAAAAAGCGATGGTGCGGCCATGACCGGCACCATACTCGCCACGCTGCTAGTGGGCGTGGAAGCGGGCATCCTTACCGGCGTGGTGCTCTCCATCGGCCTGCATCTTTACAAGACCAGCCGCCCGCATACGGCCATTGTCGGCCTGGTTCCAGGCACCGAGCATTTCCGCAATGTTGACCGCCACGAGGTTATCACCTCGCCTTCGCTCATCACCCTGCGCGTGGATGAAAGCCTCTATTTTCCCAATGCCCGCTATCTGGAAGACCGCGTGCTGGAACTGGTCGCCGCGCAGCCGGAAGCCAAGCATTTCGTGCTGATGTGCCCGGCGGTGAACGCGATTGATGCCAGCGCGCTGGAAAGCCTTGAGGTGATCAACCAGCGCCTGAAGGAGGGCGGGCTCTCCTTCCACCTCTCCGAGGTCAAGGGCCCGGTCATGGACCGGCTGAAACGTTCCGGCTTCCTCAATCACCTCACCGGCAAGGTGTATTTGAGCCAGTACGAGGCGTTCATGGAGCTGGGGGTTAGGGCCTACTGCTTCGTTGTTCCCGCGCAGGCGGGGATCAC
- a CDS encoding YeeE/YedE family protein → MDAPTAFTPFSALLGGVLIGLSAVMLMALNGRIAGIAGIVGGLLGPAPFNGLDRFWRLAFVAGLVAAPALWFAVTGAMPQVSVTDSWPLLIVAGLIVGVGTQIGSGCTSGHGVCGLARLSPRSLVATGVFMAAALLTVFVTRHLV, encoded by the coding sequence ATGGACGCACCTACCGCCTTCACCCCGTTTTCGGCATTGCTGGGCGGGGTTCTGATCGGCCTGTCCGCGGTGATGCTGATGGCGCTCAATGGCCGCATCGCCGGTATTGCAGGCATAGTCGGCGGGCTGCTAGGCCCGGCACCGTTCAATGGCCTGGACCGTTTCTGGCGGCTGGCTTTCGTCGCGGGCCTTGTTGCCGCGCCTGCCCTCTGGTTTGCGGTGACGGGTGCAATGCCTCAGGTCAGTGTCACTGATAGCTGGCCGCTTCTGATTGTCGCCGGGCTGATCGTGGGCGTGGGCACGCAGATCGGTTCAGGCTGCACCTCTGGCCACGGCGTATGCGGGCTGGCCCGGCTGTCACCGCGATCACTGGTAGCGACCGGCGTCTTCATGGCCGCGGCGCTGCTCACCGTCTTTGTCACCAGACATCTTGTATAG
- a CDS encoding efflux RND transporter permease subunit → MTDTAKPAPEEPARIDDAFNLARISIEKPVISWLIILACLLGGLWGFNTVGQLEDPDFTIKEAIIFTAYPGATAEEVEAEVTELLEAAIQQMGQLDRVTSKSMPGMSEIQVSIRDNILGHQLPQVWDELRKRVRDASAGLPPGVADPQVIDDFADVYGILYAVTAPGYSDREIRDMARNLRRELLVVRGVSRVEAAGLPEERIYIEIAQEQLARLGLPFDAVLQAVSNENAVVQAGETPAGDRLLRVTVPQRVDGVEALENTLINPRAAGSVLRLSDIATVTRAPLERESFYAYHNGERVFTLGIAALPDANIVDVGHRVEERLRQLEADLPVGVELTPIYEQHVVVNEAISGFLVNLAMSLGIVIVMLCVFMGWRAGVTVGATLLLTVLGTLFFMSVFDITMQRISLGALIIAMGMLVDNAIVVTESMQVDVQRGVRRQIAAERAVKTTQFPLLGATIIGIMAFSGMGLSQDSTGEFMFSMFAVIGISLGLSWLLAITVSPMIAYTLFKSERGSKPNPYGGRTYSAYRAILTGALRRRWLTVIALVAITVASFWGFGFVRAAFFPDSDTPLFYINIELPQGTDILATDRAVREAAGFALVQPETDGVTTFVGRGGTRFMLTYSSEQPNTAYGQLVVRAHSTDVIPALSERIVNHVRETLPEADVRGERIVFGPPAGARLEVRFSGPDADVLRALGEEAVARLADTGTLTDMRHTWRNRELMLEPVISAERARTTGVTREDIGEALHFATEGTRVGLYREGDLLIPIIARAPLTERENPSALEDRLIWSPSQNTYVPITQAVERFELVARDTLIRRRDRVRTLTVQANPPEGETAASAFPRFSGVINSIDLPRGYSVEWGGEIEANQEANESLGQVLPLSLIVMLVVSFLLFQKVRQPLIIWAIVPMSICGVTAGLLVTNIAFSFTALLGFLSLSGMLIKNAIVLVDELDQRVAAGIDPFEAVREGSVSRLRPVFLASATTILGMMPLIADAFFQGMAVTIIGGLAFATVLTLVAAPVLYALFFGIRAPKPVPALKG, encoded by the coding sequence ATGACGGACACTGCAAAGCCCGCGCCGGAAGAGCCGGCGCGTATCGATGATGCGTTCAATCTGGCACGTATCTCCATTGAAAAGCCTGTCATCAGCTGGCTGATTATCCTGGCCTGCCTGCTTGGCGGCCTGTGGGGCTTCAACACGGTCGGCCAGCTGGAAGACCCTGACTTCACCATCAAGGAAGCCATCATCTTCACCGCCTATCCCGGCGCCACCGCCGAGGAGGTGGAGGCCGAGGTGACCGAGCTTCTCGAAGCGGCCATCCAGCAGATGGGTCAGCTCGACCGTGTCACCTCGAAGTCCATGCCGGGCATGTCGGAGATCCAGGTCTCCATCCGCGACAACATTCTCGGCCATCAACTGCCGCAGGTCTGGGACGAGCTGAGAAAGCGTGTCCGCGACGCATCGGCAGGCCTGCCGCCGGGCGTGGCCGACCCGCAAGTCATTGACGATTTCGCCGATGTGTACGGCATTTTGTATGCCGTAACGGCACCGGGCTATTCGGACCGGGAGATCCGGGACATGGCACGCAATCTGCGCCGCGAACTGCTGGTGGTGCGCGGCGTCTCGCGCGTCGAGGCCGCCGGCCTGCCCGAAGAACGCATCTATATCGAGATTGCCCAGGAGCAGCTCGCCCGGCTGGGCCTGCCCTTTGACGCTGTCTTGCAGGCCGTGAGTAACGAAAATGCCGTGGTACAGGCCGGCGAGACGCCCGCAGGCGACCGCCTGCTGCGCGTGACGGTACCCCAGCGGGTCGACGGGGTTGAAGCGCTGGAGAACACTCTGATCAATCCGCGCGCTGCTGGCAGCGTGCTGCGCCTGTCGGACATCGCGACCGTTACGCGCGCGCCGCTGGAACGGGAAAGCTTCTACGCCTACCATAATGGCGAACGCGTATTCACGCTGGGTATTGCCGCCCTGCCCGACGCCAATATCGTGGATGTCGGCCACCGGGTTGAAGAGCGCCTGCGTCAGCTCGAGGCTGACCTGCCCGTCGGCGTCGAGCTCACCCCGATCTACGAGCAGCATGTGGTGGTCAACGAAGCCATTAGCGGCTTTCTGGTCAATCTGGCCATGTCGCTGGGCATCGTGATCGTGATGCTGTGCGTGTTCATGGGTTGGCGCGCCGGGGTGACGGTGGGGGCCACCCTGCTCCTGACCGTACTTGGCACGCTGTTCTTCATGTCAGTGTTCGACATCACCATGCAGCGCATCTCGCTGGGCGCGCTCATCATCGCGATGGGCATGCTGGTCGACAATGCGATTGTCGTGACCGAGAGCATGCAGGTTGATGTGCAGCGCGGGGTGCGCCGCCAGATCGCCGCAGAGCGCGCGGTGAAGACCACGCAATTTCCGCTTCTGGGCGCGACCATTATCGGCATCATGGCGTTTTCGGGCATGGGCCTGTCACAGGACTCCACCGGCGAGTTCATGTTCTCCATGTTCGCGGTGATCGGCATATCGCTGGGACTGTCCTGGCTTCTCGCCATCACCGTCTCACCGATGATCGCCTATACGCTGTTCAAGTCCGAGCGCGGATCCAAGCCCAACCCCTATGGCGGGCGGACCTATTCAGCCTACCGGGCCATTCTCACCGGGGCGCTGCGCCGCCGCTGGCTGACCGTGATAGCGCTTGTCGCCATCACGGTGGCCAGCTTCTGGGGCTTCGGCTTCGTACGGGCTGCCTTCTTCCCGGACTCCGACACCCCGCTCTTCTACATCAATATCGAACTTCCTCAGGGCACGGACATTCTTGCAACTGACCGGGCCGTACGTGAGGCCGCCGGATTTGCGCTTGTGCAGCCGGAAACCGACGGCGTGACCACATTCGTCGGACGCGGCGGCACGCGCTTCATGCTGACCTATTCTTCCGAACAGCCCAATACCGCCTATGGCCAGCTGGTGGTGCGGGCCCACTCCACCGACGTGATACCGGCCCTGTCGGAACGCATCGTCAATCATGTGCGCGAGACATTACCCGAGGCCGATGTACGCGGGGAACGTATCGTGTTCGGACCGCCGGCAGGGGCCCGTCTGGAAGTCCGTTTCTCCGGGCCTGACGCCGACGTGCTGAGGGCACTGGGCGAGGAGGCGGTTGCCCGGCTCGCCGACACCGGAACGCTTACCGATATGCGCCATACCTGGCGCAACCGTGAACTGATGCTGGAGCCTGTCATCTCCGCTGAGCGCGCGCGCACGACGGGCGTGACGCGAGAGGATATTGGCGAAGCCTTGCATTTTGCCACGGAAGGCACGCGTGTCGGCCTCTACCGGGAGGGCGATCTTCTGATCCCGATCATTGCCCGGGCACCGCTGACCGAGCGGGAGAACCCCTCCGCCCTTGAAGACCGGCTGATCTGGAGTCCGTCCCAGAACACCTATGTGCCGATCACGCAGGCAGTGGAGCGCTTCGAACTGGTGGCCCGCGACACGCTGATCCGGCGGCGCGACCGGGTGCGCACGCTGACCGTGCAGGCCAATCCGCCCGAAGGCGAAACGGCTGCTTCAGCCTTTCCGCGCTTTTCCGGCGTGATCAATTCGATCGATCTGCCACGCGGCTATTCGGTCGAATGGGGCGGGGAGATCGAAGCCAATCAGGAGGCGAACGAGTCGCTGGGTCAGGTGCTCCCGCTGAGCCTCATCGTCATGCTGGTCGTCAGCTTCCTCCTGTTCCAGAAGGTGCGCCAGCCGCTCATCATCTGGGCTATTGTGCCGATGAGCATTTGCGGGGTCACGGCCGGGCTTCTCGTCACCAATATCGCCTTCTCCTTCACGGCGCTTCTGGGCTTCCTGTCGCTCTCTGGCATGCTGATCAAGAACGCCATCGTGCTGGTGGACGAGCTCGATCAGCGCGTGGCCGCCGGCATTGATCCGTTCGAGGCGGTGCGCGAAGGCTCGGTGAGCCGCCTGCGCCCGGTCTTCCTCGCCTCGGCGACGACTATTTTGGGCATGATGCCGCTGATTGCCGACGCCTTCTTCCAGGGCATGGCGGTCACGATCATTGGCGGGCTGGCCTTTGCCACGGTGCTGACCCTGGTGGCAGCGCCTGTGCTCTACGCTCTGTTCTTTGGTATCCGCGCGCCAAAACCAGTGCCAGCGCTGAAAGGTTAA
- a CDS encoding MBL fold metallo-hydrolase: protein MTGIPDVKAFFDEPTNTVSYVVSDPATKKAAIVDSVLDYDPKSGRTSRDSADAIIAYVKAQGFEVQWLLETHVHADHLSAAPYLKEKVGGTLAIGSYIRTVQDVFGKIFNAGTEFQRDGSQFDRLVEDGDTFKLGKIDVQAIHTPGHTPACMTYVIGDAAFVGDTLFMPDYGTARCDFPGGHAGTLYRSIQKIYALPDETRMFLCHDYKAPGRDTFEWETSVGEQKRANIHVHEGVSEDEFVKMRTERDATLAMPTLILPSVQVNMRAGHMPPAEDNGTTYLKIPVDAL from the coding sequence ATGACCGGCATTCCTGACGTGAAAGCGTTTTTCGACGAGCCGACCAACACGGTCAGCTATGTCGTCTCCGACCCGGCCACCAAGAAGGCCGCCATTGTCGACTCGGTACTCGACTATGATCCGAAATCCGGGCGCACCTCGCGCGACAGCGCCGATGCCATCATCGCCTATGTGAAGGCACAGGGCTTTGAGGTGCAATGGCTTCTGGAGACCCATGTCCATGCCGATCACCTTTCCGCGGCGCCCTATCTGAAAGAGAAGGTGGGCGGCACGCTCGCCATCGGCTCTTATATCCGCACCGTGCAGGACGTGTTCGGCAAGATCTTCAATGCCGGCACCGAGTTCCAGCGCGATGGTTCCCAGTTCGACCGGCTGGTCGAGGATGGCGATACATTCAAGCTGGGCAAAATTGATGTGCAGGCCATACACACGCCGGGCCATACACCCGCCTGCATGACCTATGTCATCGGGGACGCGGCCTTTGTCGGCGATACGCTGTTCATGCCCGACTATGGTACGGCGCGCTGTGACTTCCCCGGCGGCCATGCCGGTACGCTTTACCGCTCGATCCAGAAGATCTATGCGCTCCCTGACGAGACACGCATGTTCCTGTGCCATGACTACAAGGCACCGGGGCGCGACACGTTTGAATGGGAAACCAGCGTGGGCGAACAGAAGCGCGCCAACATCCATGTTCACGAGGGTGTTTCAGAGGACGAGTTCGTGAAGATGCGCACTGAGCGCGATGCGACGCTGGCCATGCCGACCCTGATCCTGCCGAGCGTGCAGGTGAATATGCGCGCCGGGCACATGCCGCCAGCGGAGGATAACGGCACGACCTATCTGAAAATCCCGGTGGATGCGCTTTAG